Proteins from one Dethiosulfovibrio peptidovorans genomic window:
- a CDS encoding phosphohydrolase encodes MAENRKVVDEIKVLPVGEKFSVVGVVLDIREKKDKNGKSYWTMSLMDRSGAMDAKVWGNSQWWDYREGVRSQLDDPSSSSLVTNLKGTTVGVTGQVSEFRGKNQYNFNQVFLVDQKREEYRPESFVQTAPVAVDDLEVRFDALVNRCSGPVGDFLRFVFAKDGEIWDRYRVMPAAVAHHHAYVHGLLEHSISVTELALSMAQAIHGFRAPDVSLVIAGALLHDLGKLDSYILNPGPGMTVQGTVIDHVALGYVRFESLAQSFGLDEVLRTALGHVILSHHGHKEYGSPVLPGTPEALVVSAADELDFKLFCWGDAVSQLRGGFEAIEDAISDIHYPTQRRYWKWRPDPEE; translated from the coding sequence GTGGCCGAGAACAGGAAGGTCGTGGACGAGATCAAGGTGCTGCCTGTGGGGGAGAAGTTCTCCGTCGTGGGAGTCGTTCTGGATATACGGGAGAAGAAGGACAAAAACGGCAAAAGCTACTGGACCATGTCTCTTATGGATCGTAGCGGGGCCATGGACGCCAAGGTCTGGGGAAACTCTCAGTGGTGGGACTATCGGGAGGGTGTCCGGTCGCAGCTGGACGATCCGTCATCCTCGTCCCTGGTGACGAACCTCAAGGGGACGACAGTGGGTGTCACCGGTCAGGTCAGTGAGTTTCGGGGGAAGAACCAGTATAACTTTAACCAGGTGTTCCTCGTCGATCAGAAGAGGGAGGAATACAGACCTGAGTCCTTCGTCCAAACGGCACCGGTGGCCGTCGATGATCTGGAGGTTCGCTTTGACGCACTAGTGAACCGATGCTCTGGACCTGTAGGGGATTTTCTCCGATTCGTCTTTGCCAAGGATGGCGAAATATGGGACCGATACAGAGTTATGCCCGCTGCGGTAGCTCACCATCATGCGTATGTTCACGGTCTTCTGGAGCACTCGATATCGGTGACCGAGCTGGCTTTGTCCATGGCTCAGGCTATTCATGGCTTCAGGGCTCCCGATGTCTCCCTGGTCATCGCTGGAGCACTTCTTCACGATTTAGGCAAGCTGGACTCGTATATCCTCAACCCAGGCCCTGGCATGACCGTTCAGGGAACGGTCATCGACCACGTGGCCTTGGGCTACGTTCGGTTTGAAAGCCTCGCCCAGTCCTTTGGGCTTGATGAGGTGCTGCGAACAGCCTTAGGACATGTGATTTTAAGCCATCATGGACATAAGGAATACGGTTCGCCCGTGCTCCCGGGGACGCCTGAAGCTCTGGTTGTCTCAGCAGCCGACGAACTGGACTTTAAGCTCTTTTGCTGGGGGGACGCTGTCTCCCAGCTGAGAGGCGGTTTCGAGGCGATTGAGGACGCCATCTCGGATATTCACTATCCAACCCAGCGCCGGTACTGGAAGTGGCGGCCTGATCCTGAGGAGTGA
- a CDS encoding RNA pseudouridine synthase, translating to MDRFIVGPHDDGRRLDKVIRARWPELPLGAMMKGFRKKQIRVDGGRGRYDQRIREGQEVVVPWEAPQERLSRGVRRDLETLYRDSSVWVVNKPAGLLSQPDRKGGDSVVSRAWVQGGDFSPQAVHRLDRNTSGVMVLALSGRALRELSDLWARRTVEKIYWVLVQGSPPREGRIDAPLRKDERTNVVSVHPDGQPAVTLYRCLAVGGGVALCQISLLTGRPHQIRVHMAHLGFPVLGDRKYGGAPVNRTRKIHRPMLHARSIRFPYGLVGNLSEVSGIRVLAPIPDDMEALLPLHP from the coding sequence ATGGATCGTTTTATCGTAGGTCCCCACGACGATGGCCGACGTCTGGACAAGGTTATCAGGGCTCGGTGGCCCGAACTGCCCTTAGGGGCCATGATGAAAGGTTTTCGAAAAAAACAAATCCGGGTGGACGGCGGACGAGGACGATACGACCAACGCATTAGAGAGGGGCAAGAGGTCGTCGTCCCTTGGGAGGCTCCGCAGGAACGATTGTCTCGTGGGGTTCGGAGAGATCTGGAAACCTTGTATAGAGACTCTTCGGTCTGGGTTGTGAATAAGCCGGCGGGATTGCTCAGCCAGCCGGATCGGAAGGGCGGTGACTCGGTGGTGAGTCGGGCTTGGGTACAGGGAGGAGATTTTTCTCCTCAGGCTGTCCATCGTCTCGACAGGAATACGTCCGGAGTCATGGTGCTGGCCCTCTCGGGACGAGCTCTCCGGGAGTTAAGCGATCTCTGGGCTCGGAGAACCGTAGAGAAGATCTACTGGGTGCTCGTTCAGGGCTCCCCGCCCAGGGAAGGACGAATCGATGCCCCCCTCCGTAAGGACGAGAGAACCAACGTCGTCTCGGTCCATCCCGACGGCCAGCCAGCGGTAACCCTCTACCGCTGCTTGGCAGTGGGGGGTGGGGTGGCTCTGTGTCAGATCAGTCTGCTCACAGGACGGCCTCATCAGATCCGGGTTCACATGGCGCATCTGGGCTTTCCTGTTTTGGGGGATCGAAAATACGGAGGAGCTCCGGTCAATCGGACGAGGAAAATTCATCGTCCCATGCTTCATGCCCGATCAATTCGATTCCCCTATGGGCTGGTGGGAAACCTTTCTGAGGTGTCGGGGATAAGGGTACTTGCCCCGATCCCTGACGACATGGAGGCCTTGTTGCCGCTTCATCCATAA
- the argH gene encoding argininosuccinate lyase: MWKGRFTQETDGKVQRFSQSLDLDWRLASWDIRGSLVHAEMLNRQGLISDDDLSAIRRGFQDIMDELDRGEFVPHEGLEDVHMNIEHRLTEKIGAAGARLHTGRSRNDQVGTTMRLYVKDMLAHVRVGLIRLLEALVDRAEVHQEVIVPGYTHLQQAQPVSMGHFWMAHFEAFSRDARRLEFALEASDECPLGCGALAGSTLPLDRDYTAQALGFKTPAQNSMDAVGQRDYIFDVLAFAAMFSVHCSRLAEDLILYASAEFGWVLLPDCFCTGSSMMPQKKNPDVLELVRGRTGQMVGHLVDFLVTLKGLPMTYNRDLQEDKRGLFSAFDVILLVLDVLPDLIRAVQVDADRAVESFSDGFVLATDVAEYLVVKGVPFREAHQRVGALVGWCLREGRSLFDLSLGDFQAFLGRDATEDLLPLVDVQAAVLRRETLGGTGFKQVGHQIQRGLDIITQLKGQPE, translated from the coding sequence ATGTGGAAAGGCCGTTTTACCCAGGAGACCGACGGAAAGGTTCAGCGTTTTTCCCAGTCCTTGGATCTCGATTGGCGTCTGGCTTCGTGGGATATACGGGGAAGCCTGGTCCATGCTGAGATGCTGAATCGACAGGGCCTCATTTCCGACGATGACCTCTCAGCCATACGAAGGGGTTTTCAGGATATCATGGACGAGCTTGACCGGGGAGAATTCGTCCCGCATGAGGGGCTCGAGGACGTGCACATGAATATTGAACATCGGCTGACCGAGAAAATCGGCGCTGCTGGTGCCCGTCTCCACACCGGACGGAGCCGGAACGACCAGGTGGGGACTACGATGAGGCTCTACGTGAAGGACATGCTGGCTCATGTGCGGGTTGGTCTTATCCGTCTCCTGGAGGCCCTGGTTGATCGCGCTGAGGTTCATCAGGAAGTCATCGTTCCGGGCTACACACATCTTCAGCAGGCCCAGCCGGTGAGCATGGGACATTTCTGGATGGCTCACTTTGAGGCCTTCAGTCGGGACGCGAGGCGGCTGGAGTTCGCCTTGGAGGCCTCTGACGAGTGTCCTCTGGGCTGTGGGGCTCTGGCTGGCTCCACCCTGCCCCTTGATCGGGACTATACGGCTCAGGCTCTGGGGTTTAAGACGCCGGCTCAGAACAGCATGGACGCTGTGGGGCAGAGGGACTACATTTTCGATGTTCTTGCCTTTGCCGCAATGTTCTCGGTTCACTGCAGCCGACTGGCCGAGGACCTGATCCTCTACGCCAGTGCCGAGTTCGGGTGGGTGCTTCTCCCCGATTGTTTCTGCACGGGGTCCAGCATGATGCCCCAGAAGAAAAACCCCGATGTTCTTGAGCTTGTCCGGGGGCGGACCGGTCAGATGGTCGGTCATCTGGTGGATTTTCTGGTCACCCTGAAAGGATTGCCCATGACGTACAATCGGGATCTTCAGGAGGATAAGCGAGGTCTGTTCTCGGCCTTTGATGTCATCCTCCTGGTCCTGGACGTGTTGCCCGACCTGATTCGTGCCGTCCAGGTGGACGCTGATCGGGCGGTTGAGAGCTTTTCCGACGGCTTTGTTCTGGCTACCGATGTGGCCGAGTACCTGGTGGTCAAGGGTGTTCCCTTTCGAGAGGCCCATCAGAGGGTCGGTGCCCTGGTGGGGTGGTGCCTCAGAGAGGGGCGGAGTCTCTTTGACCTGTCCCTGGGAGATTTTCAGGCCTTTCTGGGCCGTGATGCTACGGAGGACCTCCTGCCTTTGGTCGACGTTCAAGCGGCGGTGCTTCGACGAGAGACCCTGGGCGGAACGGGGTTCAAACAGGTGGGACACCAGATCCAGCGAGGTCTGGACATCATCACCCAGTTGAAGGGACAGCCCGAGTAG
- a CDS encoding AAA family ATPase: MLVVTEGHKEDFGRGIVRMTQWDMEHLGFDDGQIVEIKGSRRTPVRLLRSIKDTDRNGFLAMDSITRGNAGAVLKERISIHKVTVDFAVELTIRPITSIHCLEKDLDPRTLGDKLCGLPLIKGDRVRLPLSGSRDLDFQIISTTPGGSVMVSPATELSVEEPTVKGHAQRISYRDVGGLSRQLQRIREMIELPLRFPQAFLRLGVEPPKGVLLYGPPGTGKTVIAKAVAHETDAWFTHISGPEIIGKYYGESEQRLRDVFDEAKAHAPAIIFIDEIDAIAPKREEMGSEKQVERRVVAQLLALMDGLRGRGQIVVIAATNLPNTLDPALRRPGRFDREIAISIPDRQGREEILQIHTKGMPLARDVDLSRIAEVTRGFVGADLEALAKEAAMAALRGIMSSMDFEDAQVPSDRLRTMEIAMKDFSTAFREVEPSAIREVFIERPTVSWQDVGGLSEIIAELKEAVQWPMEHGDVFRQFRVTPPKGIILHGHPGSGKTLLVKALAQESRANYIAVQTPSLMSRYVGESERAIRNVFRKAKQAAPILLCFDKIETLLPLREQNSEVEAQFTERVLAQFLSEMSALKDMDGIVVFGATDRIDQVDPALLSSGRFELVLELPLPSHDGRKAIMEIHLREKPLSEDVSMEELAKETEGASGGELATLCRLASYEAVREYIRRGKTGDPLVEQRHFETILKRHKKTHESRSTT; this comes from the coding sequence ATGCTCGTCGTGACCGAGGGACATAAAGAGGATTTTGGGCGGGGCATAGTCAGGATGACCCAATGGGACATGGAGCATCTCGGATTTGACGACGGACAGATCGTCGAGATCAAAGGCAGCCGACGCACCCCGGTCCGGCTCCTCCGTTCGATCAAGGATACCGACAGAAACGGATTTCTTGCCATGGATAGTATAACTCGTGGAAACGCCGGGGCCGTCCTGAAGGAGAGAATCTCGATCCACAAGGTGACGGTGGATTTTGCCGTAGAGCTTACAATTCGACCGATAACGTCCATCCACTGTTTGGAGAAGGACCTTGACCCCCGAACTCTCGGCGATAAGCTCTGCGGATTGCCTCTGATCAAGGGTGACCGGGTTCGACTTCCCCTGAGTGGTAGTCGGGACCTGGATTTTCAGATTATCTCCACGACTCCTGGCGGATCGGTGATGGTCTCTCCGGCCACAGAACTCTCGGTGGAAGAGCCAACAGTAAAAGGGCATGCCCAAAGGATCTCGTACAGAGATGTTGGCGGTCTCTCCCGTCAACTCCAGCGGATACGGGAGATGATCGAGCTTCCCCTCCGTTTTCCTCAGGCATTTCTCCGCCTGGGCGTGGAACCCCCCAAGGGCGTATTGCTCTACGGCCCTCCCGGTACGGGAAAGACCGTGATCGCAAAGGCCGTAGCCCATGAGACCGACGCATGGTTCACCCATATCTCCGGGCCGGAGATCATCGGAAAGTATTACGGAGAAAGCGAGCAACGGCTTAGAGACGTTTTTGACGAGGCCAAGGCCCACGCACCGGCTATCATCTTCATCGACGAGATCGACGCTATCGCCCCCAAACGGGAGGAAATGGGCAGCGAGAAGCAGGTTGAACGCCGGGTTGTGGCTCAGCTCTTGGCCCTGATGGACGGGCTCAGAGGCCGAGGTCAGATCGTTGTGATCGCCGCCACCAACCTGCCTAACACCCTGGATCCAGCCCTGAGACGGCCTGGACGGTTTGACCGGGAAATCGCCATCTCTATCCCGGATCGGCAGGGCCGGGAGGAAATTCTCCAGATCCACACCAAGGGGATGCCCCTGGCCCGAGATGTCGACTTGTCCCGGATTGCCGAGGTAACACGTGGATTCGTCGGGGCCGATCTGGAGGCCCTTGCAAAGGAGGCCGCCATGGCGGCACTCCGGGGAATCATGTCGTCGATGGACTTCGAGGACGCTCAGGTACCATCGGATCGTCTCCGAACCATGGAGATTGCCATGAAGGATTTTTCCACAGCTTTCCGAGAGGTGGAACCTTCGGCCATCCGAGAGGTTTTCATCGAGCGTCCGACGGTATCCTGGCAAGACGTAGGTGGTCTGTCCGAGATCATCGCAGAGTTAAAAGAGGCCGTCCAGTGGCCTATGGAACACGGCGATGTCTTTCGTCAATTTCGGGTGACGCCTCCCAAGGGAATCATTCTGCACGGCCATCCCGGATCGGGTAAGACCCTCCTGGTCAAGGCTCTCGCTCAGGAAAGCAGGGCAAACTACATCGCCGTACAGACGCCCTCTCTTATGTCCCGGTACGTCGGTGAGAGTGAGCGAGCCATACGGAACGTCTTTCGAAAAGCCAAACAGGCAGCCCCAATTCTCCTGTGTTTCGATAAAATTGAAACCTTGTTGCCGCTTCGGGAACAGAACTCAGAGGTGGAAGCCCAATTCACGGAGCGAGTGCTTGCTCAGTTTCTCTCCGAGATGAGCGCCTTGAAGGATATGGATGGAATCGTGGTTTTTGGGGCCACAGATCGCATCGACCAGGTAGACCCAGCGCTCCTGAGCTCCGGCCGATTCGAACTGGTACTCGAACTCCCCTTACCAAGCCACGACGGCCGAAAGGCCATCATGGAGATCCATCTGAGGGAGAAACCCCTCTCTGAGGACGTCTCCATGGAAGAGCTGGCAAAGGAGACTGAAGGAGCCTCTGGAGGCGAACTCGCCACCTTGTGCCGCCTCGCCTCATACGAGGCCGTCCGGGAATACATCCGCCGGGGCAAGACCGGCGATCCCCTGGTGGAGCAACGCCATTTTGAAACGATCCTAAAGCGTCACAAAAAAACACACGAGAGCAGAAGCACAACATAA
- a CDS encoding argininosuccinate synthase, producing MEKKGKVVLAYSGGLDTSVAVCWLMERGYDVVTLTADVGQSVDLREKKAKALQTGAVAAYVMDLKKQFVQDFVWPSLKANGMYQGTYPLSSALSRPLIAQQLAWVARNEGAVAVAHGCTGKGQDQVRFEVAIGALNPELDVIAPVRDWHFSREAEIEYAKEHDIPVGASVQSPYSIDENLWGRAIECGALEDPWATCPEEAFQISVSQENAPDEPTVVEICFEKGIPVSLDGVPMDGPSLILALRSMAGAHGVGRIDMIEDRLVGFKSREVYECPAAVTLIRAHRALESMTLPKDLLAVKRWLETTFSELVYTGYWFSPLREAIDAFVETTQKTVSGVVRVKLFKGLATVEGLRSDWSVYSHDLATYSEDDGFDHSSAVGFIKVWGLPLKTWQQLHAQKNADSPSIKIPC from the coding sequence ATGGAGAAAAAGGGAAAGGTCGTTTTGGCATATAGCGGAGGGTTGGACACGTCTGTGGCGGTGTGTTGGCTTATGGAGCGTGGGTACGATGTGGTGACCCTCACGGCTGACGTGGGTCAGTCCGTTGATCTGAGGGAAAAGAAGGCGAAGGCCTTACAGACAGGGGCCGTCGCAGCCTACGTCATGGACCTGAAAAAACAGTTTGTTCAGGACTTCGTATGGCCCTCTTTAAAGGCCAACGGTATGTACCAGGGGACCTACCCCCTGAGCTCCGCCTTATCCCGTCCTCTGATCGCCCAGCAACTCGCGTGGGTGGCGCGGAACGAAGGGGCTGTCGCTGTGGCTCACGGGTGTACCGGCAAGGGGCAGGATCAGGTCCGGTTTGAGGTGGCGATTGGGGCCCTGAATCCCGAGTTGGACGTGATCGCTCCCGTTCGAGACTGGCATTTCAGTCGGGAAGCTGAGATCGAGTATGCCAAAGAGCATGACATCCCCGTCGGGGCATCGGTCCAGTCTCCCTACAGCATCGACGAAAACCTGTGGGGGCGGGCCATCGAGTGTGGAGCTCTTGAGGATCCCTGGGCAACCTGTCCTGAAGAGGCCTTCCAGATATCCGTCTCTCAGGAGAATGCCCCCGATGAGCCTACCGTCGTCGAGATATGTTTTGAGAAGGGAATCCCCGTCTCCCTTGATGGAGTGCCCATGGACGGGCCCTCCTTGATCCTGGCCCTTCGATCCATGGCCGGAGCTCACGGAGTGGGACGTATTGACATGATAGAGGACCGCCTGGTTGGCTTTAAAAGCCGGGAGGTCTACGAGTGCCCCGCAGCTGTGACCCTGATCAGGGCCCATCGGGCTCTGGAATCCATGACGTTGCCAAAAGACCTCCTAGCTGTCAAGAGATGGCTTGAGACGACTTTTTCCGAATTGGTGTACACTGGCTATTGGTTCTCCCCCCTCAGAGAGGCTATCGATGCCTTTGTCGAGACGACCCAGAAAACCGTGAGCGGAGTCGTTCGGGTTAAACTGTTCAAGGGGCTGGCCACGGTGGAGGGGCTCAGGTCCGACTGGTCGGTTTACAGTCACGATCTGGCCACCTATTCGGAGGACGATGGGTTTGACCACTCGTCGGCTGTGGGGTTCATCAAGGTTTGGGGATTGCCCCTGAAAACATGGCAGCAGCTCCACGCTCAAAAAAACGCCGACTCACCGTCCATAAAAATTCCCTGTTGA